A portion of the Osmerus mordax isolate fOsmMor3 chromosome 22, fOsmMor3.pri, whole genome shotgun sequence genome contains these proteins:
- the LOC136965834 gene encoding histone deacetylase complex subunit SAP18-like produces the protein MALESRITQEEIKKEPEKPIDREKTCPLLLRVFTTNSGRHHRPDEFARGNVPSSELQIYTWMDATLKELTSLVKEVYPDARKKGTHFGFAIVYPEPKRQSYRVKDIGSTVSGRKGADDSMTLQSQRFQIGDYLDITITPPNRAPPLNTRMRPF, from the exons ATGGCTCTTGAGTCTAGGATTACGCAAGAAGAGATTAAAAAGGAACCAGAGAAGCCTATTGACCGTGAAAAG ACGTGTCCATTACTGTTGCGGGTATTTACTACAAACAGCGGAAGACACCACCGACCGGACGAATTTGCACGAGGAAACGTCCCCTCCAGTGAACTGCAAATATACACATG gatgGATGCAACGCTGAAAGAGCTGACCAGCCTCGTGAAGGAGGTGTATCCAGACGCGCGGAAGAAAGGGACGCACTTTGGATTTGCGATCGTTTATCCAGAGCCTAAAAGACAGAGCTACAG GGTGAAGGACATTGGCAGTACCGTGTCTGGCCGGAAGGGGGCAGACGACTCCATGACTCTCCAGTCCCAGCGCTTCCAGATAGGAGATTACCTGGACATCACCATCACCCCTCCTAACAGAGCCCCTCCCCTCAACACGCGCATGAGGCCTTTCTAG
- the LOC136965833 gene encoding gap junction alpha-3 protein-like has product MGDWSFLGRLLENAQEHSTVIGKVWLTVLFIFRILVLGTAAEEVWGDEQSDFTCNTQQPGCQNVCYDEAFPISHIRFWVLQIIFVSTPTLIYLGHVLHIVRMEEKRREKEEELRKASQHQDERDPHYGSRAGEGSRGKKEKPPIRDEHGKIRIRGALLRTYVFNIIFKTLFEVGFILGQYFLYGFQLRPLYKCGRWPCPNTVDCFISRPTEKTIFIIFMLAVACVSLLLNLLEIYHLGWKKVKQGVTNELAPDRESLALATEEGAKSETIPERISPPALNCLPAYPGSVSVLGREGFLSSEQAPTLASLSPPLVEAELKMDDFQHQDLLEAPPTCFYGREHSSQQQLEENWHNMELQTLDHKAYPPPPSPPSSYSSHFSSYPDQEQPPFHQVALPPHSSPLGQRNPQEEEDGREDLEVPLPLSHTDDVMVTRVEMHEPPITIATDVRRLSRASKTSSIRARHDDLAV; this is encoded by the exons ATGGGGGACTGGAGTTTTCTGGGGCGGCTACTGGAGAATGCTCAGGAACACTCCACTGTGATTGGCAAG GTGTGGCTCACAGTGCTCTTCATCTTCCGGATCCTGGTGCTTGGCACGGCTGCAGAGGAGGTCTGGGGCGACGAGCAGTCGGACTTCACTTGCAACACCCAACAGCCGGGCTGCCAGAACGTGTGCTACGACGAGGCCTTCCCCATCTCTCACATCCGCTTCTGGGTGCTGCAGATCATCTTTGTGTCCACTCCCACGCTCATCTACCTGGGCCATGTCCTGCACATTGTCCGTATGGAGGAAAAacgcagagagaaggaggaggagctgcgcAAGGCCAGCCAGCACCAGGACGAGCGCGACCCACATTACGGCAGCAGAGCAGGGGAAGGGAGccgagggaaaaaagagaagccCCCGATCAGAGACGAACATGGTAAAATCCGCATTCGGGGAGCTCTGCTGCGAACATACGTATTCAACATTATCTTCAAGACGCTGTTTGAGGTGGGCTTCATCCTGGGACAGTACTTCCTGTATGGCTTCCAGCTCAGACCACTGTATAAGTGTGGCCGCTGGCCTTGCCCCAACACGGTGGACTGCTTCATCTCCCGCCCCACGGAGAAgaccatcttcatcatcttcatgcTGGCAGtggcctgtgtctctctgctacTCAACCTTCTGGAGATCTACCACCTGGGATGGAAGAAGGTAAAGCAAGGGGTCACCAACGAGTTAGCGCCAGACCGAGAGTCTCTTGCTCTGGCCACAGAAGAGGGGGCGAAGTCAGAGACCATCCCAGAAAGGATCTCTCCCCCGGCACTGAACTGCCTGCCAGCATACCcggggagtgtgagtgtgttggggcGGGAGGGGTTTTTGTCCTCTGAGCAGG cccccaccctggcctctctctcccctccactggtTGAAGCCGAGCTCAAGATGGACGACTTCCAGCACCAAGACTTGCTCGAGGCACCGCCCACATGCTTTTATGGTAGGGAGCATAGCAGCcaacagcagctggaggagaactGGCACAACATGGAACTGCAGACTCTGGACCATAAggcctaccctcctcctccatcccccccttcctcatacTCCTCCCACTTCTCCTCCTACCCTGACCAGGAGCAGCCACCCTTTCACCAGGTGGCCCTcccaccccactcctcccctctcggaCAAAGGAAcccacaggaagaggaagatgggagagaggatTTGGAGGTTCCTCTGCCACTGTCGcacactgatgatgtcatggttACCAGGGTGGAGATGCACGAGCCCCCCATCACTATAGCGACAGACGTCCGGAGGCTGAGCCGGGCAAGCAAGACCAGTAGCATACGAGCCCGGCACGACGACCTTGCGGTGTAa